DNA sequence from the Burkholderia pyrrocinia genome:
CGTTCTGTCGCGCCAGCGCCTGCGCGCGCGCCGCGGCAACGAGGAACGCCGGGAGCGCAAGGAAATCGACGACGACGGCGTCTGAGCCGGCCGCACCGCGGCCCGCCCGCGTCATTTCCACCTCCGCCGTCCTCCGCCAGTCGCCACCGGGCGCCCGCCCGTATCACCGCGCCCTTGCAAATCCGGCAATACTGAATGGGGACAGGAGATATTTGTCCCGGGATTATTGCCTCCGCGACAACGATCTTTCGCTGAAATCCACGTTTACCCTGAATCGACCGGCGCCTACGATGTAATCAACCGCTTACGACATGGTGTCGAACGCGGAAAGCCAAGACAAACATCGGAGGTCATCATGAAATCGCTCGTTTCCGCAGTCGTTGCCGCTGTCGCCCTGTCCGCCTCGTTCGGCGCATTCGCCCAAAGCACCGTGACCCGCGCCCAGTTGCGCAACGAGCTGGTCCAGCTCGAAAAAGCCGGCTACACGCCGGGCCTGTCGAGCCCGCACTACCCGGCCGACATCCAGGCCGCGCAAGCCCGCGTGCGCGCCGCCGACGACAATACCGGCTACGGTGCGCAACCGGCCGCGACCGTCCAGGGTGGCGCACCGGCCGCCAAGGCGCAAAGCCCGCGCGACTCGGTCTACTTCGGCCACTAAGCCTGCCGCTGCGCGCCCCGCGCGCAGTCCGCACATGCAACGAGCCCGTCCATGACGGGCTCGTTGCGCTTGCATCGCGTGTTTTACCGGCCGGCCGTCACCGGCTGGCGCCCGATGCGACGCGGCCGGCCCCGGCTTCGTCCGGCGCAGCGCCGCCGCCGACCAGGTCCTGATAGCGCACGTACGCGCACTGCGCGGATGCCTTCGCCGCATACATCGCCGCGTCGGCCTTGACGAGCAGTTCCTCGGCCGATGCGCCGTCGGCCGGAAACTCGCTGACGCCGATGCTCGCACCGACGGCCAAGCGCCGGTCGCCGAACTCCAGTTCTTCCGCCATCACGATCTGGATCCGCGACGCGACATCGCCGATCACCGCCGGTGAACGCACGTCCGCAATCAGCACGATGAACTCGTCGCCGCCGAGCCGCGCGACCATGTCACCGTTGCGCAGCACGAGGCTCAACCGCTTCGCGACCGCGACGAGCGTGCGGTCGCCGGCCGAATGCCCGTGCTGGTCGTTGATCTGCTTGAAGCGGTCGAGATCGACGAACATCACGGCCAGCCCTTCGTGCACCGCGGCCGCATGCCGGATCGCGGCATCGAGATGCTCCATGAACAGCAGGCGGTTCGGCAGCTCGGTCAACGGATCGTGGCCGGCAAGGTGCGTGAGCTCCTGCTGCTTCGCGCGCAGCATCGCGACCTGCGTGCGAATCTCGACACGCATGCTGTCGAAACAGCGCGCGAGCACGCCGATCTCGTCGGCACGCCGAACCGGCAGCCGTTCGGCGGCCGGATCGTCGAACACGTGCGTCGCGGCGCGCGCGAGCGCCTGCAGCGGCCGCGTGATCGCGCGCGCGAACAGGATCGCGAGAATCACCGCCATCAGGCTCGATACGAGCACCATCCGGACGATCCGTTCGCCGAGCATGCCGGCCGGTGCCAGCACGTCGGCAAGCGGACGCGCCATCCCGAGCACGACGAAGCGGTTGCCCTCGTCGTGCCCGAACGGCGTGCGCGCGAACGCGAACATCTGCCCCGGCGCGTCGTCGGGCTGCTCGAGGCCATTGAGTGTCACACTCGTGCGCGTGCTGTCGAACAGCGTACGCGTGACGGCAAAGCGGTCCTGCATCAGCACGCGCAGGCCGCGATCGAAGCCGAACGTCTGCGCCGGGTCGGGATGCACGAGGAAATCGCCCCACTCGTTCGCGAGATACACCGCATAGTCTTCCGGCAGATCGCGTTCGAGCCGGTCGACCACGCGCGACAGCTCGACATCGACAACCAGCGCGCCGACCGTCTGGCCCGACGTGTCGACGACCGGCGTGCCCACGCGCAGGATCGGCAGCCCTTCGGCCGCGTGCGAACCCGTCTCGTGGTTGATCACGATCGGCGACAGGTAGATATGGCCGGGCTCCGTCGCGAGCGTATCGAATACATAGGAGAACTGTCCTTTCTCCTGGAATTCGCTTTCCGGCAGCACGACGACGCCACGCGCGTCGCGAACGACGCGGATGTGTTCGAGCCCGAAATGCCCGCTCGCGATCAGGCGAATCTGCAGGTATTCCGGATGATTTCTCATGAAGCTGCAATACACCTGCTCGAGCCGCGTGCGTCGCGCGCTGTCCGGATTGTCGCTGCCCGCGACGAGCGCGGACGACGGCAACTGCGCGAGCACGAGCGCATCGGCGGCAACGTCGGACAGCGCGGTCGTGAAGCGCTGCCCGAGCAGCTGGGTCGACATCAGCAGGCTGTGCTGCGCTTCCTGCACGAGCATCGTGCGGTTCGCGTGATACGCGTAATAGCCGGTCGTGCCGGACGCGATCACGCCGATGCACGCGAACAGCACCGACAGCTTCGACGTGAGCCCGAGCCGGATCATTTGTCGAACCGCTCCGGGCGATCGCCCGACACGATGCGGCTCCACAGCGATTCGCGCCGCGCGATGTCCTCGACGGGCTGGAGCCACACGAGATGCTGGTGCCCGGTATCGAGGCCCGGCGGCGGCTCGAGCGTGTTCGCGAGCCCCTGGCGCTCGGTCAGCAGCGTGCCGATCGCCGGTTCGAGCATGTAGTTGATCCACGCGAACGCGAGCTCGGCATGTTGCGCGCCGCGCGTGACGGCCCAGCAGTCGAGCCACGCAAGCGCGCCTTCGTCCGGGATCACGTAGCCGACATCCGCGCCGGCGCGACGCAGCAACTCGACCTGCTGCGTGCCGTAGTTGCCGAACATCAGCGCCGCGCGATGCTGGACGAACAGCGCGGTCGCCTCTTCGGGGAGCGTGTAGTACGTCAGCAGGTTGCGGCGCAGGTCGATCAGCTTGCGCGCGACGGCGAGCGTCTGCGCGGGCGACAGGCGGAACGGATCGGGATAGCCGAGCGCCAGCGCCGCGAACGAGAAATTGTGCTGCGCGCTGTTGAAGGCGAGCACCTTGCCGCGGTAGCGCGGATTCCACAGCTCGCGCATCGAGCGCGGCGCGGCCGAAACCTGCGTGCGGTCGTAGATCAGCCCCATCGACGAATACGTGAACGGGATCGCGTAGGTCGCACCGTCCTGCACGAGCCCGCCGATCGTCGCGAGTTGCCGGAAGTTCGGCAACTGCCGCTGCCGGTTCGGGATGCGCGCCAGGTCGATCGGCGCGAGCAGACGTTCGTGCGCATAGCGCTGGATCTCGGCCGTGTTCGCGGCCAGCACGTCGTACGGCGGCGGCGCCGCGCCGTGCATCCGCGCCCACAGCGCTTCGTCGGAATCGACGAACGTCACTTCGACACGGACATGAAACCGCGCCTCGAATGCGCTGACGACGTCGCGGTCCGCGTAGCCGGGCCATGCCAGCACGCGCAGCACGTTGTCGTTGACGGTTTCGGGAGAGTCGGCGAAAGCCGGCAGGCCAGGCGCAAGCAAGCCGAGTGTCAGGATGACGAACAACGCGCGCACGGCTCCGCGGGCGCGCGTACGCACGCCGATTCCCCTGATCAAGCGGACCCCGTATGAATCGCTCGGCTGCATTCGACCATCCTTTTTCGAGTCGATGCGATATCCCGCAACAAGACCATAAAAAATATGGGCGCGCAATTGGAAATAGCCGCACGCGGCAGGCGTCGCGCATGCAGACATGCGACATGCCCGGCGCCGCGTCGATCCGGAATCGTTGCGGGCGCACGAACGCGGCAAGCCGGGCGATGAATGATCAGAAGAAAGCGCGTTGCCCGATGCTGACTGGTTCGCATTTCGATGACGATGCGATGACGACGCATTGCATGCGTTGCATACCTGCCTGCGGCCGTCGACGCTGATTGCGTCGGTTCGCCCCACTCGCGGAAATGACCGTCAGCGCGATACCGGCCCGAACTTCGCGATCTGCTTCTTCATCACGCGGCTTCCGAGCTACCTGCTGCAGTCGTGCGGCTTCTCGCTCGCGTCGCTCGGCACGTGGAGCATGCCGCCCGCGCTTTTCTTTTCGGGCCGCGCATCGGACAATGACCCGCGCCCGCCGGCGCGGCGCCAATCCGGCCCGCGCGCGGCGACGGCGCCCCCCGTCCACGCAGATGAAACGCTACGAAACCCTCGCCCACACGATCGCCGACGACATCCGCAACGGCAACCTCGCGGCCGGCACGCGCCTGCCGTCGCTGCGGCAGATCATCGCGCAGCACGGCGTGAGCCAGTCGACGGTGTTTCGCGCGTACTACCAGCTCGAACAGTGGGGGCTGATCCGCGCGCGCGAACGCTCGGGCTACTACGTCGCGCCGGGCGCAACGCCGGAAGCAGGCCCGGCCGCGAAGCGCCGCGCGAGCCGTGCCGGCGCATCGCGCAAGGTCGACATCAGCGACCTCGTGTTCTCCGTACTGGATGCCGCCACGCAGCCCGGCATCGTGCCGCTCGGTTCCGCGTTCCCGGCGCCGCAACTGTTTCCGCTGCCGCGCCTCGCGAAGTCGCTCGCGCAGGCCACGCGGCTCGTCAGTCCGTGGAGCACGGTCGTCGACCTGCCGCCCGGCAACGAGGCGCTGCGCCAGCAGATCGCGCGGCGCTATCTCGCGACCGGCGTGTCGCAGTCGATCGACGAGATCGTCGTCACGAACGGCGCGCTCGAAGCGCTGAACCTGTGCCTGATGGCCGTCACGCGGCCCGGCGACGTCGTCGCCGTCGAGGCGCCCGGCTTCTATGCGGCGCTGCAGGCGATCGAGCGGCTCGACCTGCGCGCGGTCGAGATTCCAGTCGATCCGCGCACGGGCCTCGATCTCGATGCGCTCGCGAACGCGCTCGAGCGGCACGACATCCGAGCGTGCTGGTTCATGACCAATTTCCAGAATCCGACCGGCGTCACGCTGTCCGCCGAAAAAAAGCGCGCGCTCGTCGACATGCTCGCGGCGCGCGAAGTGCCGCTGATCGAGGACGACGTCTACGGCGAGCTGCATTTCGGCCCCGACTATCCGCTGCCGGCGCGCGCGTACGACCAACACGGCCTCGTGATGCACTGCAGTTCGTTCTCGAAGACACTCGCGCCCGGCTACCGGATCGGCTGGGCCGCCGCCGGCCGGTTCGCGGAGAAGGTGCAGCGGCTCAAGCTGATGACGACGCTGTCGGCGAGCATTCCCGCGCAGGCCGGCATCGCGAACTATCTCGAGCACGGCGGCTACGACCGCCATCTGCGCAAGCTGCGCGGCGCGCTGCACACGCAGCTCGACCGGATGGACGACGCGCTGCGGCGCTGGCTGCCGGCCGGCGTCGAGTGGGTGCGGCCCGAAGGCGGGTATTTCCTGTGGCTCGCGTTCCCCGACGCGATCGACGCGATGGAACTGCATCGCCAGGCGATCGCGCGCGGGATCAGCTTCGCGCCGGGGCCGCTGTTTTCGGCCGCGCACGGCTTCGAGCGCTGCGTGCGCGTGAACTTCGGCCATCCGTGGAGCCGCGACATCGAGCGCGCGATCCGCGTGCTCGGCGAGCTGGTCGCGCAGCCGTCGGTTCGCAAGGGCGGTTGACCGCACACGGTGTGCACGGTACGCGCCGTCAGCGTCGCGGCCATGCAGCCAATCCGCGCGCGGGTTACATTGCGAATCTCACCGCCCCTTCACGATTTTTCATGAGCCAACTGCCCTACCTCGATCACGACGCGCTGTTGAAACTGGCGGCCGAAGCCGCGCACGTCACGCAGCCTTGCACGTGCACGAAGACCTCGCTCGCCGGATGGACGAGCCTGCCGCTGTCGCTGCCGGAAGCGCAACTGACCGAAGTAGCCACGCTCGCGCCGCCCGGCGATACCGAGCCGACCTATGCGGAATATCATCCGGCCGGTACGCGCTACGCGTCGGACGATGCGCCGATCGCGCTGCGCCATTTCCCGTACAACCGCTGCAACGTCAGCCGCTGCCGCTCGTGCGGCCGCCTGTTCCTGCGCTATCAGGAAGGCGGCGGCTACTTCATCGACCAGCGCATCCGCGCGCTCGATCCGGCGCTCGTCGTCGACGCCGACGCATAAACACATCAACCGGCCACGGGCATGCACGACGCATGCCCGGCCCGCCGCGCCGGCGCCGCGCCCGCCATCTGCTGCGCCCTTTTCGTCCCGATCTGCTGCTTGTCCCGCCGCACCGCGTTCCCTACGCTGTCTTCCGTTGCCCGACATCCGTCGCAACGTTCCTCCGAGCCGTGCGCATGCCGCGCCGCGGCTCCTCTCGCGTATCACGTCATGTATCGATATACCGATTTCGACCGGGCGCTCGTGCTGAGCCGCGCCGCCCAGTTTCGCGACCAGCTCGAACGCTGGCAGCATGGCACGCTGAGCGAAGACGCGTTCCGGCCGCTGCGCCTGCAGAACGGCTGGTATGTGCAACGCCACGCGCCGATGCTGCGCGTCGCCGTGCCGTACGGCGAGCTGTCGAGCGCGCAGCTTCGCATGCTCGCGCGGATCGCGCGCGACTACGACGTGCCCGACGACGCCACCTACCGCGCCGCATGCGACGCGCAGGCATTGCTCGGCACGCTGCGCCTGCCGACCCGCAGCGCGCACTTCACGACGCGCACCAACGTGCAGTTCAACTGGATTCCGCTTGCGAAGGCGGCCGACGTGATGGACCTGCTCGCGACCGTCGACATGCACGGCATCCAGACGAGCGGCAACTGCATCCGTAATATTTCGTGCGACGAGCGCGCGGGCGTCGCGCCTGACGAGATCGCCGATCCGCGCCCGTTCGCCGAAGTGATGCGCCAGTGGACGACGCTGCACCCGGAATTCGCGTTCCTGCCGCGCAAGTTCAAAATCGCGATCACCGGCGCCGCCGAAGACCGCGCGGCGACCGACTGGCACGACGTCGGGCTGAAGCTCGTGCGCGACGATGCGGGCGAGCTCGGCTTTCGCGTGAGCGTCGGCGGCGGGATGGGTCGCACGCCGATGATCGCGACGCTGCTGCGCGCGTTCCTGCCGTGGCGGCACGTGATGAACTACATCGAGGCGATCGTCCGCGTGTACAACCGCTACGGGCGGCGCGACAACAAGTACAAGGCGCGGATCAAGATCCTCGTCAAGACCGAGGGGCAGCGCTACATCGACGACGTCGAGGAGGAGTTCCGCCAGATCGTCGACCATGACGGCGGCCCGCAGACGATTGCGCAGGCCGAATTCGATCGCGTCGCCGCATCGTTCGTGCCGCCGCGGCTCAAGCCTCGCACGCTCGACCTGCCCGACGTGAATGCGCACATGTCCGCTCAGGCGAGCCGCCATCCGGCATTCGCGCGCTGGCTCGCGCGCAATGTCGCCGCGCACCGCGATCCGGCGCTGCGCATCGTCACGCTGTCGTTCAAGCGCCGCCTGCAGGCGCCCGGCGACGCGTCGCCCGACCAGCTCGACGCGCTCGCCGATCTCGCCGACCGCTTCTCGGCCGGCGAGGCGCGCGTCACGCACACGCAGAACGTCGTGCTGCCGTGGGTACACGTCGACGACCTGTTCCTGCTGTGGGAGAACGCACGCGCGATCGGGCTCGCCAGCGCGAACGTCGGGCTGCTGACGGACATGATCGCGTGCCCGGGCGGCGACTTCTGCGCGCTCGCGAACGCGCGCTCGATCCCGATCGCCGACGCGATCGCCGAGCGCTTCCAGGATCTCGACCTGCTGCACGACGTCGGCGACATCGACCTGCACATCAGCGGCTGCATCAATTCGTGCGGCCATCATCACAGCGGCCACCTCGGCATCCTCGGCGTCGACAAGGACGGCGCGGAATGGTACCAGGTGACGCTCGGCGGGTCGGACGGCTCGACCGCGAGCGGCCCCGCGCGGCCGGGCAAGGTGATCGGCCCGTCGTTCTCGGCGGACGAGATCGTCGATGTCGTCGACGCGATCGTCAACGCGTATCTCGACGCGCGGATCGATGCGAACGGCCGCAGCGAGCGATTCATCGACACGGTGCGCCGCATCGGCGCGGAACCGTTCAAGGCCGCCGCGAACGACGCGCGCCACCACGCGGAGCATGCATGAAGCCAGCCAGCGACAACCCAAGCACGAACGCACGCATCCGGCTGCTGACGCCGGCCGAACACGCGGGCGATACGCAGGAACACGACGATTCGACGCTGACGATCGGCAACGACGAGGAACTGCCGCCGCTTGCCGCGCGGATCGCGCAGGCCGCGCGCATCGACCTACAGTTCCCGTCGTTCACCGACGGCCGTGCGTACAGCCAGGCGTACCTGCTGCGCAAGCGCTTCGGCTTCGCCGGCGACCTGCGCGCGACCGGCGACGTGCTGGTCGACCAGCTGCTGCTGATGGAGCGCACGGGGTTTTCGAGCGCGGTGCTCGGCGACGACACGGACATCGCGGCCGCGCGGCGGCAGCTCGACCGGTTTCCGGGCTTCTATCAGCGCGATGCGAGAACGGCAACGCCACCGCAGGACACGGCGACGCAGTCTTCAAAATGAAACGGGCGGCACGCTGGCCGCCCGTACGATGAACCGGAAGCAATCCGGCCGACGCCCGCCGCGAAGCGGGCACCGGCATTCAGCGCGCCGCCGCCGGCTTGCCGAACCCGCCGAGGATCTTCTTCTCGAGCGCGATGTAGTCGCGGCCGAAATGGTGATCGCCCTGCGTCTTGATCACGTCGGCGCCCGTGTTCGCGAGCGCCGGACACATCGTGTCCGTCTCTTCCGCGCCATAGAAGCACTGCACGAGCTGCGGCGGCACCTTCGCGATTTCCGGCGCGACCTTCAGCGCGTTGTCGCTCGCGGGCATGCCGAGCCAGCCCGTCACGCGGATCTGGAAATCGGCGGACGGCGCGAAGCCGAGCAGCGACATCACCGCGACCTTGTCGCGCAGGTCGGCCGGCAGCCGGTTGTACGCGAACGGCATCACGTC
Encoded proteins:
- a CDS encoding sensor domain-containing diguanylate cyclase; the encoded protein is MIRLGLTSKLSVLFACIGVIASGTTGYYAYHANRTMLVQEAQHSLLMSTQLLGQRFTTALSDVAADALVLAQLPSSALVAGSDNPDSARRTRLEQVYCSFMRNHPEYLQIRLIASGHFGLEHIRVVRDARGVVVLPESEFQEKGQFSYVFDTLATEPGHIYLSPIVINHETGSHAAEGLPILRVGTPVVDTSGQTVGALVVDVELSRVVDRLERDLPEDYAVYLANEWGDFLVHPDPAQTFGFDRGLRVLMQDRFAVTRTLFDSTRTSVTLNGLEQPDDAPGQMFAFARTPFGHDEGNRFVVLGMARPLADVLAPAGMLGERIVRMVLVSSLMAVILAILFARAITRPLQALARAATHVFDDPAAERLPVRRADEIGVLARCFDSMRVEIRTQVAMLRAKQQELTHLAGHDPLTELPNRLLFMEHLDAAIRHAAAVHEGLAVMFVDLDRFKQINDQHGHSAGDRTLVAVAKRLSLVLRNGDMVARLGGDEFIVLIADVRSPAVIGDVASRIQIVMAEELEFGDRRLAVGASIGVSEFPADGASAEELLVKADAAMYAAKASAQCAYVRYQDLVGGGAAPDEAGAGRVASGASR
- a CDS encoding extracellular solute-binding protein, translating into MQPSDSYGVRLIRGIGVRTRARGAVRALFVILTLGLLAPGLPAFADSPETVNDNVLRVLAWPGYADRDVVSAFEARFHVRVEVTFVDSDEALWARMHGAAPPPYDVLAANTAEIQRYAHERLLAPIDLARIPNRQRQLPNFRQLATIGGLVQDGATYAIPFTYSSMGLIYDRTQVSAAPRSMRELWNPRYRGKVLAFNSAQHNFSFAALALGYPDPFRLSPAQTLAVARKLIDLRRNLLTYYTLPEEATALFVQHRAALMFGNYGTQQVELLRRAGADVGYVIPDEGALAWLDCWAVTRGAQHAELAFAWINYMLEPAIGTLLTERQGLANTLEPPPGLDTGHQHLVWLQPVEDIARRESLWSRIVSGDRPERFDK
- a CDS encoding DUF934 domain-containing protein, translated to MKPASDNPSTNARIRLLTPAEHAGDTQEHDDSTLTIGNDEELPPLAARIAQAARIDLQFPSFTDGRAYSQAYLLRKRFGFAGDLRATGDVLVDQLLLMERTGFSSAVLGDDTDIAAARRQLDRFPGFYQRDARTATPPQDTATQSSK
- a CDS encoding DUF4148 domain-containing protein, which translates into the protein MKSLVSAVVAAVALSASFGAFAQSTVTRAQLRNELVQLEKAGYTPGLSSPHYPADIQAAQARVRAADDNTGYGAQPAATVQGGAPAAKAQSPRDSVYFGH
- a CDS encoding nitrite/sulfite reductase; the encoded protein is MYRYTDFDRALVLSRAAQFRDQLERWQHGTLSEDAFRPLRLQNGWYVQRHAPMLRVAVPYGELSSAQLRMLARIARDYDVPDDATYRAACDAQALLGTLRLPTRSAHFTTRTNVQFNWIPLAKAADVMDLLATVDMHGIQTSGNCIRNISCDERAGVAPDEIADPRPFAEVMRQWTTLHPEFAFLPRKFKIAITGAAEDRAATDWHDVGLKLVRDDAGELGFRVSVGGGMGRTPMIATLLRAFLPWRHVMNYIEAIVRVYNRYGRRDNKYKARIKILVKTEGQRYIDDVEEEFRQIVDHDGGPQTIAQAEFDRVAASFVPPRLKPRTLDLPDVNAHMSAQASRHPAFARWLARNVAAHRDPALRIVTLSFKRRLQAPGDASPDQLDALADLADRFSAGEARVTHTQNVVLPWVHVDDLFLLWENARAIGLASANVGLLTDMIACPGGDFCALANARSIPIADAIAERFQDLDLLHDVGDIDLHISGCINSCGHHHSGHLGILGVDKDGAEWYQVTLGGSDGSTASGPARPGKVIGPSFSADEIVDVVDAIVNAYLDARIDANGRSERFIDTVRRIGAEPFKAAANDARHHAEHA
- a CDS encoding PLP-dependent aminotransferase family protein, translated to MKRYETLAHTIADDIRNGNLAAGTRLPSLRQIIAQHGVSQSTVFRAYYQLEQWGLIRARERSGYYVAPGATPEAGPAAKRRASRAGASRKVDISDLVFSVLDAATQPGIVPLGSAFPAPQLFPLPRLAKSLAQATRLVSPWSTVVDLPPGNEALRQQIARRYLATGVSQSIDEIVVTNGALEALNLCLMAVTRPGDVVAVEAPGFYAALQAIERLDLRAVEIPVDPRTGLDLDALANALERHDIRACWFMTNFQNPTGVTLSAEKKRALVDMLAAREVPLIEDDVYGELHFGPDYPLPARAYDQHGLVMHCSSFSKTLAPGYRIGWAAAGRFAEKVQRLKLMTTLSASIPAQAGIANYLEHGGYDRHLRKLRGALHTQLDRMDDALRRWLPAGVEWVRPEGGYFLWLAFPDAIDAMELHRQAIARGISFAPGPLFSAAHGFERCVRVNFGHPWSRDIERAIRVLGELVAQPSVRKGG